In Hallerella succinigenes, the following are encoded in one genomic region:
- a CDS encoding HU family DNA-binding protein, producing MANVTKQDLIQDVTSATGFVKNKVRVVVEQFLDLVGESLAEGNSIEIRGFGTFVNKERKARPARNPKTGETVYLQQRTIPTFKFSADIKAAIAKTAKAATAQAELSEVGSATVQSTL from the coding sequence GTGGCTAATGTAACAAAACAAGATTTGATTCAGGACGTAACGAGCGCAACAGGCTTCGTGAAGAACAAGGTACGTGTTGTTGTGGAACAATTCCTGGACCTCGTTGGTGAATCCCTCGCAGAGGGAAATTCCATCGAGATCCGTGGATTTGGGACGTTCGTAAATAAGGAACGCAAAGCACGTCCGGCACGTAACCCGAAGACGGGTGAAACCGTGTACCTGCAGCAGCGTACCATCCCTACTTTCAAGTTCTCCGCTGACATCAAAGCTGCAATCGCCAAAACGGCAAAGGCGGCTACCGCTCAGGCAGAGCTTTCGGAAGTCGGTTCGGCAACCGTCCAATCTACTCTCTAA
- a CDS encoding tRNA dihydrouridine synthase, whose translation MLKNEFQIVNIRVSPCTVLSPMAGVTDAPFRRLCRVLSGNRMGLLVSEFVSTDGASPFILKNRKQLIFYPEERPFGIQIFGRHPERMAYAAHVLESLKPDYIEVNAGCPVPKVAGKGGGAGLLKDLPRLKEILCEVKKAVSVPMTLKCRVGWDENSINVMETLKIAEGEGADMLTVHGRTRVQGYNGFANWDLIGEVASAARIPVVGNGDVNSVQFALECLEKYDVKGVSIGRAAMHNPWLFGEIADALEGKAPRVVTAEEACSVFKTYYDFMMEESTSTPFGALGRLKQLAARLCKGFVPETPEFRQKVLTSQSPEEFFERVELFKDYAKTNAMTFAPERLMNLNGRKEDTISFERQFKG comes from the coding sequence ATGTTGAAAAACGAGTTTCAGATTGTAAATATCCGCGTTTCCCCGTGTACGGTGCTTTCTCCGATGGCCGGTGTGACGGACGCGCCTTTTCGCCGCCTTTGCCGGGTCCTTTCGGGGAATCGGATGGGCCTGTTGGTTTCGGAATTCGTGTCTACGGATGGCGCTTCTCCGTTCATTTTGAAGAATCGGAAACAGTTGATTTTTTATCCGGAAGAACGTCCGTTTGGCATTCAGATTTTTGGGCGCCATCCAGAACGTATGGCTTATGCGGCGCATGTGCTGGAATCGCTCAAACCGGATTATATCGAAGTGAATGCGGGTTGCCCGGTTCCGAAGGTAGCGGGGAAAGGTGGCGGTGCAGGACTCTTAAAAGACCTGCCGCGCTTAAAGGAAATTCTTTGCGAAGTCAAAAAGGCGGTCTCGGTGCCGATGACTCTTAAATGTCGAGTCGGCTGGGATGAAAATTCCATCAACGTGATGGAAACCTTGAAGATTGCGGAAGGCGAAGGCGCCGATATGCTGACTGTGCATGGCAGAACGCGTGTGCAGGGTTACAACGGTTTTGCAAACTGGGACTTGATCGGGGAAGTCGCCAGCGCGGCAAGGATTCCGGTCGTCGGAAACGGCGATGTGAACAGTGTGCAGTTTGCGTTGGAATGTCTAGAAAAATATGACGTGAAAGGCGTTTCCATTGGACGCGCTGCGATGCACAATCCGTGGCTCTTTGGTGAAATTGCCGATGCGCTGGAAGGCAAGGCTCCGCGTGTGGTGACGGCGGAAGAAGCTTGCTCGGTCTTTAAGACGTATTACGACTTTATGATGGAAGAAAGTACATCGACACCGTTCGGGGCGCTGGGACGCTTAAAGCAGCTCGCGGCGCGCCTTTGCAAAGGCTTTGTTCCGGAAACGCCCGAGTTCCGCCAAAAGGTTTTGACGAGCCAGTCGCCCGAAGAATTCTTTGAACGCGTCGAACTTTTTAAGGATTACGCGAAAACGAATGCGATGACTTTTGCACCGGAGCGCCTGATGAACTTGAACGGCCGCAAGGAAGATACGATTTCCTTCGAGCGGCAGTTTAAAGGCTAA
- the atzF gene encoding allophanate hydrolase, which translates to MELEISSLLSAYRSHTLTPRELLESLFAEIEKAPAAIWVSKTSEGQLDSYLKKLEARDPESLPLYGIPFAIKDNIDCEGFESTAACPAYAYKPSRSAFVVKRLMDFGAIPLGKTNMDQFATGLVGVRSPYGAIPNKYVPEYISGGSSSGSAAALAYGLCSFSLGTDTAGSGRIPAAFNNLVGVKPTRGILSTNGVIPACKSLDCVSIFALNHADARYVLNLATAEDSEDAYSRVAPWNEPNGFAKRLPEDWTFGVPAENELEFFGNSGYKEAFEKAVKVFEKAGGKKITIHFTPFLEAARLLYEGPWVFERYDAVGKFIEEHPEEIHPVTKAIISPKTTPHPSAVFAGFHALQEKKKIAEREFSKVNIILTPTAGTTYKTAEVEANPIQLNSNLGYYTNYMNLLDYSALAIPAGTAKSSDPNVSEFPFGVTLVGKAFDDFMLLDVAEKVSPFFSSKVEFAVCGAHLKGEPLHYQLESANFIEATTTAPEYKMYAFQDGKIPKPAMIFGGTSSFYVEVYALSPAEFGKFVANIPAPLGMGKIKLSSGKLVSGFIGDTSILQKADEGLAKDISILGDWRKYRLSL; encoded by the coding sequence ATGGAATTGGAAATTTCTTCCCTGCTCTCCGCCTACCGTTCCCACACCCTCACTCCGCGAGAACTCCTGGAATCCCTTTTCGCCGAAATAGAAAAAGCTCCGGCCGCTATCTGGGTTTCCAAAACATCCGAGGGACAGTTGGACTCCTATCTAAAAAAACTGGAAGCCAGGGATCCCGAAAGCCTTCCCCTGTACGGCATTCCCTTCGCTATCAAAGACAATATTGACTGCGAAGGATTTGAAAGCACAGCCGCCTGCCCCGCTTATGCATACAAGCCTTCACGTTCCGCGTTCGTCGTCAAACGTCTCATGGATTTCGGCGCAATCCCGCTCGGCAAAACGAACATGGACCAGTTCGCTACAGGCCTTGTCGGCGTCCGCTCGCCCTACGGCGCAATTCCGAATAAATACGTTCCCGAATACATTTCGGGAGGATCGAGCTCCGGTTCCGCCGCAGCTCTCGCCTATGGCCTCTGCAGTTTCTCTCTCGGCACAGACACTGCAGGTTCCGGCCGTATACCGGCAGCTTTCAACAATCTCGTCGGCGTCAAACCGACCCGTGGCATTCTCAGCACAAACGGCGTGATCCCAGCCTGCAAAAGCTTGGACTGCGTTTCCATTTTCGCCCTGAACCATGCAGACGCCCGCTACGTCCTAAACCTCGCCACCGCTGAAGACTCTGAAGATGCCTACTCCCGAGTCGCCCCGTGGAACGAACCGAACGGATTCGCAAAGCGTCTTCCCGAAGACTGGACATTCGGAGTACCCGCCGAAAATGAACTCGAATTTTTTGGTAACTCCGGTTACAAGGAAGCCTTTGAAAAAGCCGTCAAAGTCTTTGAAAAAGCAGGCGGGAAAAAGATCACCATTCACTTTACCCCGTTCCTCGAAGCGGCCCGCCTGCTTTATGAAGGCCCTTGGGTCTTTGAACGTTACGACGCTGTCGGCAAATTCATCGAAGAACATCCCGAAGAAATTCACCCGGTCACCAAGGCGATCATCAGTCCCAAAACCACACCGCATCCGAGTGCCGTCTTCGCAGGTTTTCACGCTTTGCAAGAAAAAAAGAAAATCGCCGAGCGTGAATTTTCCAAGGTAAACATTATCCTAACGCCAACCGCAGGCACCACTTACAAAACCGCCGAAGTCGAAGCGAACCCGATCCAGCTGAATTCCAATCTCGGCTATTACACAAACTACATGAACCTGCTCGACTATTCCGCACTTGCGATTCCCGCAGGAACAGCCAAAAGCTCCGACCCGAACGTTTCGGAATTTCCCTTCGGCGTGACCCTCGTCGGCAAAGCCTTTGACGATTTCATGCTTCTCGACGTCGCCGAAAAGGTTTCTCCCTTTTTCAGTTCCAAAGTGGAATTTGCCGTTTGCGGGGCACACTTAAAAGGCGAGCCTCTGCATTACCAGCTTGAGTCCGCGAATTTCATCGAAGCGACGACAACCGCGCCCGAGTACAAAATGTACGCCTTCCAAGACGGAAAGATTCCAAAGCCTGCGATGATTTTCGGAGGAACTTCGAGCTTCTACGTCGAAGTTTACGCCCTTTCCCCAGCGGAATTCGGAAAGTTCGTGGCGAATATTCCAGCGCCTCTCGGCATGGGAAAAATCAAACTTTCAAGCGGAAAGCTCGTTTCCGGTTTTATCGGCGACACCTCCATTTTGCAAAAAGCAGACGAAGGCCTGGCCAAAGATATTTCCATTCTGGGTGATTGGAGAAAGTACCGTCTTAGCCTTTAA
- a CDS encoding ROK family transcriptional regulator, protein MSHDSTKKIRQILLENGSITKPELAKLTNLTVATCGYILNGLVENGEVIAENFRTSSGGRPAMSYRYNSERCRFLCLYALFEGGAESIHYRITDAMYGLHGKGEFKCKNIKLKSLLQCVQKLLKQNPKICMISIGVQGGVSQGSVEFSDFPDLNGINLSHEMEQKTGIPTYVENDMNAIALGYSQRNANEKNVAILFTPKGNPPAGGFLVDGKILRGNANFAGELSYFPFPFSRNQQLDIFDNVKSALPYIRQVLFATVAFLDPAVIVFTGGLAEKLSKANLDMQMRNHLRRPQLPRLFFITDSSDEYFLGLTKIATEHFLQND, encoded by the coding sequence ATGTCCCACGACTCTACAAAAAAGATACGCCAGATCTTACTCGAAAACGGTTCCATCACCAAACCGGAGCTTGCCAAATTGACGAATTTAACCGTCGCCACATGCGGCTACATCTTAAACGGTCTTGTTGAAAACGGCGAAGTCATCGCCGAAAACTTCCGCACATCCAGCGGTGGGCGCCCCGCCATGTCATACCGCTATAATTCCGAACGTTGCCGATTCCTCTGCCTGTACGCGCTCTTTGAAGGCGGTGCAGAAAGCATCCACTACCGCATCACAGATGCGATGTACGGGCTACACGGCAAGGGCGAATTCAAATGCAAAAACATCAAATTAAAAAGCCTTCTCCAGTGTGTTCAAAAGCTCTTAAAACAGAACCCGAAAATCTGCATGATTTCCATCGGCGTTCAAGGCGGCGTCAGCCAGGGAAGCGTGGAATTCAGCGACTTCCCTGACCTCAACGGAATTAACCTCAGCCACGAAATGGAGCAGAAAACAGGCATTCCGACCTATGTCGAAAACGACATGAACGCAATCGCTCTCGGATATTCGCAAAGAAATGCCAACGAAAAAAACGTCGCCATACTCTTTACGCCCAAGGGAAATCCTCCCGCAGGAGGCTTTCTCGTCGATGGCAAAATCCTCCGAGGAAACGCCAATTTTGCCGGTGAACTTTCCTATTTCCCGTTCCCGTTTTCCAGAAATCAGCAGCTCGACATCTTCGACAATGTGAAGAGCGCCCTCCCCTATATCCGGCAAGTTCTCTTCGCAACGGTCGCCTTCCTCGACCCTGCCGTCATCGTTTTTACGGGGGGCCTTGCCGAAAAGCTTTCCAAGGCAAATCTGGACATGCAAATGCGAAACCACTTGCGCAGACCGCAACTTCCAAGGCTCTTCTTCATCACGGATTCTTCGGACGAATATTTCCTCGGCCTCACAAAAATCGCGACGGAACATTTCCTCCAAAACGACTGA
- a CDS encoding ABC transporter substrate-binding protein — protein MKKFKWMMVVSLLLVAALYADKPVLKIAYSDWPGWTAWEIADKKGFFKKHGVNVKLEWFEYGPSMDAFAAKKVDAVGVSNGDAMVLNATGARNVTILINDYSNGNDKIIGAPGIKSIRDLKGKKIGVEIGCLSHALLINALTKNGLKESDVTLVNMATHQAVQTLESGDVSAVVAWVPHSVNALDKIAGSTELYTSANEPGIIYDVLAVSQESMMKYKDEWAKVVAVWDDVVAYINDPKNEKEMVKILADRVGISEKLYSRFLGGTKFLRVGESLKYFKKTDNGFSSIYGSSKWVNDFFVKNRVYEKNVDTKRYIVPTFTEDFVKSSK, from the coding sequence ATGAAAAAGTTCAAATGGATGATGGTGGTTTCTCTGCTTCTGGTTGCTGCTCTTTATGCGGACAAGCCTGTTCTGAAAATTGCCTACAGCGATTGGCCCGGTTGGACTGCCTGGGAAATTGCGGACAAGAAGGGTTTCTTTAAAAAGCACGGCGTGAATGTGAAGCTCGAATGGTTTGAATATGGACCTTCGATGGATGCTTTCGCCGCAAAGAAAGTGGACGCTGTGGGCGTTTCGAATGGCGATGCGATGGTGTTGAATGCAACCGGCGCACGTAACGTGACGATCCTGATTAATGACTACAGCAACGGTAACGATAAGATTATCGGCGCTCCAGGAATCAAGTCAATCCGGGATCTGAAGGGGAAGAAGATCGGTGTGGAAATCGGTTGCCTTTCCCACGCTTTGCTAATCAATGCGTTAACCAAGAACGGTTTGAAGGAATCCGATGTTACGCTGGTCAATATGGCGACCCATCAAGCTGTGCAAACCTTGGAAAGCGGTGACGTTTCTGCGGTTGTCGCTTGGGTTCCGCATTCGGTGAATGCCTTGGATAAAATCGCCGGGTCGACGGAACTCTATACCAGTGCAAATGAGCCGGGCATTATCTATGACGTGCTCGCGGTTTCCCAAGAATCCATGATGAAGTACAAGGATGAATGGGCGAAGGTGGTTGCTGTCTGGGACGATGTGGTGGCCTATATCAACGATCCGAAGAATGAAAAAGAAATGGTGAAGATTTTGGCGGACCGTGTCGGTATTTCGGAAAAGCTTTACTCTCGATTCCTCGGCGGTACCAAGTTCCTTCGTGTTGGCGAAAGCCTGAAGTACTTCAAAAAGACGGATAACGGTTTCAGCTCGATCTACGGATCTTCCAAGTGGGTGAACGATTTCTTTGTGAAGAATCGCGTCTACGAAAAGAATGTGGATACCAAACGCTATATCGTTCCGACCTTTACGGAAGACTTTGTGAAAAGTTCCAAGTAA
- a CDS encoding ABC transporter ATP-binding protein translates to MESSEFILEAKDIVKDFAESDGSPRRVLDGISFGVKRREFLSIIGPSGCGKSTLIRIAAGLETVTSGHFLLDGKKVSGTSAERGMVFQKYTLFPWLSVKQNVMFGLISSGYGSNDAEESALQWLQIVGLEKYAEYYPKQLSGGMQQRVAIARALAPQPRVLLMDEPFGALDAQTRSQMQKYLLEVWKNIDITILFVTHDLDEAVFLSDRILTLQANPGKVKELVTVDVPRPRTEESLFLPEFKTLRSHVEDLIHPVSEKKPEEETFNIVNMVGKKNAVR, encoded by the coding sequence ATGGAAAGCTCTGAATTCATTCTTGAAGCGAAAGATATTGTCAAGGATTTCGCTGAAAGCGATGGCAGTCCTCGGCGCGTTTTGGACGGGATTTCCTTTGGCGTCAAACGGCGTGAATTCCTTTCGATCATCGGACCTTCTGGCTGCGGCAAGTCAACGCTCATTCGCATTGCGGCAGGCCTTGAAACAGTTACAAGCGGACATTTTTTGCTCGACGGTAAAAAGGTTTCGGGTACAAGTGCAGAACGCGGAATGGTGTTTCAGAAGTACACGCTTTTCCCGTGGCTTTCGGTGAAGCAGAATGTGATGTTCGGCTTGATTTCATCGGGATACGGAAGCAACGATGCGGAAGAAAGCGCTTTGCAGTGGTTGCAGATTGTAGGCCTTGAAAAGTATGCGGAATACTATCCGAAGCAACTATCGGGCGGTATGCAGCAACGTGTTGCGATTGCAAGAGCCTTGGCACCGCAACCGCGCGTGCTTCTGATGGACGAACCGTTCGGCGCATTGGATGCGCAGACCCGTTCGCAAATGCAGAAGTACTTGCTCGAAGTCTGGAAGAATATTGACATCACAATCCTTTTTGTGACGCACGATTTGGATGAAGCGGTATTCCTTTCGGATCGCATTTTGACGCTCCAAGCAAATCCGGGCAAGGTCAAAGAACTGGTTACGGTCGATGTTCCGCGCCCGCGTACCGAAGAGAGCCTGTTCCTTCCGGAATTCAAAACACTCCGGTCACACGTCGAAGACTTGATCCATCCGGTTTCGGAAAAGAAGCCTGAGGAAGAAACGTTCAACATTGTCAATATGGTCGGCAAAAAGAACGCCGTACGATAA
- a CDS encoding urea amidolyase associated protein UAAP1 — protein sequence MENENVLLTKTIAGGWNYSRVVKRGQKIRLTDLEGGANASVLCYNAKNFSERFNLGDTLKIQHICRITENCCLYSDMGRILLSVVKDTVGWHDPLCGCTHAGLIKERFGEHNYQNFRNDFYRNGYDSLLVEMGKHGMTKRDFTELVNFFSKVVVTSDGKMTFVENNSKPGDYVELRAEMDTLVVIDTGMHPLNPSKEYLRKPVKVELLTCETSTADDPCFTSCPENSRGFINTADYNL from the coding sequence ATGGAAAACGAAAATGTCTTGCTCACAAAAACGATCGCGGGTGGCTGGAATTATTCCCGCGTGGTGAAGCGTGGTCAGAAAATCCGTTTGACGGATTTGGAAGGCGGTGCAAACGCTTCGGTTCTTTGCTACAACGCGAAGAATTTTTCGGAACGCTTTAACTTGGGTGACACTTTGAAGATTCAGCACATCTGCCGTATTACTGAAAACTGCTGCCTTTACAGCGATATGGGACGCATCCTTTTGAGCGTAGTGAAGGACACGGTGGGCTGGCATGATCCTCTTTGCGGTTGCACACATGCGGGTCTTATCAAGGAACGTTTTGGCGAACATAATTACCAGAACTTCCGTAACGATTTTTACCGCAATGGTTACGATTCTTTGCTGGTGGAAATGGGGAAGCACGGGATGACGAAACGTGATTTTACGGAACTGGTGAATTTTTTCAGCAAGGTCGTGGTGACGTCGGACGGCAAGATGACCTTTGTGGAAAACAATTCGAAGCCGGGTGATTATGTGGAACTCCGTGCTGAAATGGATACGCTTGTCGTGATCGATACCGGTATGCATCCGCTGAATCCGTCGAAGGAATACTTGAGAAAGCCGGTGAAGGTAGAGCTTCTCACATGCGAAACTTCGACAGCGGACGATCCGTGCTTTACCTCTTGCCCGGAGAATTCTCGCGGTTTCATTAACACGGCTGATTACAACCTGTAA
- a CDS encoding urea amidolyase associated protein UAAP2, protein MYTKYLESSLKEEDAVYVEDVPAGEGWLHLIKKGQTFRILDLEGNQAVDTLFINANNPEERYSVQQTVQRQANCLVGVGTVLYSNDDNPMLTIAADLCGDHDTLGSACSCESNTCRYSLDKRYMHACRDSFLKVLLAEPGLDKRDQVNNLNFFMYVPFDEKGNLNFADGISSPGKYVEMKAEMDVYAVVSNCPQLNNPCNAYNPTPIRMIIWD, encoded by the coding sequence ATGTACACAAAGTATTTGGAAAGCTCCTTGAAGGAAGAAGATGCTGTTTACGTGGAAGATGTGCCGGCTGGTGAAGGATGGCTGCATCTGATCAAAAAGGGTCAGACGTTCCGAATCTTGGATTTGGAAGGGAACCAGGCTGTGGACACGCTCTTCATTAATGCGAACAATCCGGAAGAACGTTACAGCGTGCAGCAGACCGTGCAACGTCAGGCGAATTGCCTTGTGGGTGTCGGAACGGTTCTTTATTCGAACGATGACAATCCGATGCTCACGATTGCTGCAGACCTTTGCGGCGATCACGATACGCTTGGAAGCGCTTGCTCCTGCGAAAGCAACACCTGCCGTTATTCCTTGGACAAGCGTTATATGCACGCCTGTCGAGACTCTTTTTTGAAGGTTCTTTTGGCGGAACCGGGCCTTGACAAGCGTGACCAGGTGAACAACCTGAACTTCTTCATGTACGTGCCTTTTGACGAAAAGGGAAATTTGAATTTTGCAGATGGAATTTCGAGCCCAGGCAAGTATGTGGAAATGAAAGCGGAAATGGATGTGTATGCGGTGGTGAGTAACTGTCCGCAGTTGAACAATCCTTGCAACGCTTATAATCCGACCCCGATTCGTATGATCATCTGGGACTAA
- a CDS encoding DUF1989 domain-containing protein gives MNSKRKESDRRIEDACFEVTAYAGEGKMLLLKKGQVLRLIDVEGNQSGDVQIYNAHDTSERYSAQNTITAQANSMIELGTVIRSNEDNPMLTVIADTCGEHDTLGSGCSAEGNCVRYTDKTRYMHSCRDTFVRTLQDYGMSKRDQVCNLNFFTKVILDDTGRLEFADGISGPGKYIDLRAEMDVLFLLSDCSQLNNPCNDYNPTPIRMAIFNA, from the coding sequence ATGAATTCGAAACGGAAAGAAAGTGATCGTCGTATCGAAGATGCTTGTTTTGAAGTGACGGCTTATGCAGGCGAAGGCAAAATGCTTTTGTTAAAGAAAGGACAGGTGCTCCGCTTGATAGATGTCGAAGGAAATCAGTCGGGCGATGTGCAGATTTATAATGCGCATGATACGTCGGAACGATACAGCGCACAGAATACAATTACGGCCCAGGCGAATTCGATGATTGAACTCGGAACGGTCATTCGTTCGAATGAGGATAATCCAATGCTCACGGTGATTGCGGATACTTGTGGCGAACATGATACGCTTGGAAGTGGATGTTCGGCAGAAGGAAACTGTGTGCGTTATACGGACAAGACCCGTTACATGCACAGCTGCCGTGATACGTTTGTGAGAACGTTGCAGGATTATGGCATGAGCAAGCGGGATCAGGTGTGCAATCTGAACTTCTTCACCAAAGTGATTCTCGATGACACTGGTCGCTTGGAATTCGCGGACGGAATTTCGGGACCCGGAAAGTACATCGATCTGCGCGCCGAAATGGATGTTCTCTTTTTGCTTTCGGATTGCTCTCAGCTGAACAATCCTTGTAACGATTACAATCCCACCCCGATTCGGATGGCCATTTTCAATGCTTGA
- a CDS encoding alpha/beta hydrolase → MLDLDAAYDNTKAVVESAELLKGFDARSNALAARFSETMDIPYGKGVREKFDFFPGNPGAGIFVFIHGGYWQMRHKNSFRFLAKGPLSLGMHVASVGYTLAPEASLSEIVQEVRSAIHQICGFAKAFLADTEKMVVSGWSAGGHLAAMMLDEPSVLSALAVSGIYDLEPISRCYLNQALKLSPEEILNLSPMRIPCVPKPMAIVVGAEELSELRRQSLEFATRRAAEKIPVTFGLLEGCNHFTILHELENPSGVLCRMLASLLK, encoded by the coding sequence ATGCTTGATTTGGATGCGGCATACGATAACACGAAAGCGGTAGTGGAAAGCGCGGAGCTTTTGAAAGGCTTTGATGCGCGAAGCAATGCGCTTGCCGCCCGTTTTTCGGAGACGATGGATATTCCGTATGGAAAAGGTGTCCGCGAAAAGTTCGACTTTTTCCCGGGAAATCCGGGTGCGGGAATCTTTGTGTTCATCCACGGTGGATATTGGCAAATGCGGCACAAGAATTCGTTCCGTTTTTTGGCAAAGGGTCCGCTGTCCTTGGGAATGCACGTGGCTTCGGTCGGCTATACGCTTGCACCGGAGGCGAGCCTTTCGGAAATCGTCCAAGAAGTGCGAAGTGCGATTCACCAAATCTGTGGATTTGCAAAAGCCTTTTTGGCGGATACAGAAAAGATGGTCGTTTCCGGATGGTCTGCGGGTGGGCATTTGGCTGCGATGATGCTCGATGAACCTTCGGTTTTGTCGGCGCTTGCGGTGAGTGGAATCTATGACTTGGAACCGATTTCCAGGTGCTATTTGAATCAGGCGTTGAAACTTTCTCCAGAGGAAATTTTGAACTTGAGCCCGATGCGAATTCCGTGTGTTCCGAAGCCGATGGCGATTGTCGTTGGTGCAGAGGAACTTTCGGAACTGCGCCGTCAAAGTCTTGAATTTGCGACACGGCGTGCCGCAGAAAAAATTCCGGTGACATTTGGTCTGTTAGAAGGCTGCAACCATTTTACGATTCTGCATGAATTGGAAAATCCGAGCGGCGTTCTTTGCCGGATGCTTGCTTCGCTTTTGAAGTGA